The sequence below is a genomic window from Neomicrococcus aestuarii.
CAGGATGCCGCACTCCTGCACAGTGCAGGAATCCCCCTATCTTTGGACCACAACGACCTTCACCGCGGCAACGTGATGCTTCCGCTCGAAGAGGGCGATCCGCTCCGCTTCATGGACCTCGCGGATTCCTACTGGGCACATCCTTTCGGAACGCTGTCCGTGCCCGTGCGCTGGATGTGTGACGAGTTCTCGTGCGAGCCAGACGATGAGCGCATCACGAAAGTCATTCACACCTACCTCGAACAGTGGTCCGATTACGGAACCGTCGACGAACTCTCCGAGCTTGTTGCGCCGGCCATCCGTTTGAGCGGCATTGCGCAGCACGGCGTGTGGTTGCGGATTCTGGACGACGCCGACGAGCAAGACATGCGCGACTACGGCAACGTCCCCATAGATATCTTGAAAAACCTCACTCAACCGCTGCGACCCAAGCAAGCGTAGTCACTGTTGAAATAGCTAGCTTGGGTCGCACGGAATAGTTGGCTTTTAGCAGTGGTAGGTGTCCGTCGGTGCCTCGAAGTGCACATCGAAGCCTTCTGGAACATGCAGGTTGAAGGCGTGGGCGAGGCCCAAAACCTTCTTGGCGCGCGCTAGGCGTGGAAGATCAGATCCGTTGCGGATCTCGCCGCCGTCAGAGTCGAACTCCTTCAAGAATTCCGTAGCCCAAGACAATTCGGCCAAGGACGGGCTTAGCCCTTCGTTGACGGTTGCCACCTGCTCGGGCATCAAGCACAGCTTGCCCGTCATCCCGAATTCGAGGCTCACAGCCGTTGACTCTGCGAGCTTAGAACCCAAGGCTCCCACCGCAGGTCCATCGATAGGACCTGGGAGGTTGGCCGCGCGCGATGCAATCGTGAACTGCGAGCGCGTGTACGCAAGGGTCATGGGGTTTTCACCAAAGCCGGTGTCTCGGCGGAAGTCACCGAGCCCGAATCCCAAGCGATACGTGGAGCGGGCGGTGGCAATATCCTGCAGGTTTTGCACCCCGCGCGCCGTCTCCACGAGCGCCACAATCTTGGTGTTCTTGAGCGCCTCAGCGGT
It includes:
- a CDS encoding HpcH/HpaI aldolase/citrate lyase family protein — protein: MSIDSLSLETLSSNSLTASQQATARRAQDLAPEVGPELARTWLLVNGTHADRFDHAVASGADVVVLDIEDAVAPKDKERARRNVTAWLDSTDEHGRQRHAWVRINGFGTQWWEEDLRELSGVAGLDGVMLAMVESPEHVTKTAEALKNTKIVALVETARGVQNLQDIATARSTYRLGFGLGDFRRDTGFGENPMTLAYTRSQFTIASRAANLPGPIDGPAVGALGSKLAESTAVSLEFGMTGKLCLMPEQVATVNEGLSPSLAELSWATEFLKEFDSDGGEIRNGSDLPRLARAKKVLGLAHAFNLHVPEGFDVHFEAPTDTYHC